In Etheostoma cragini isolate CJK2018 chromosome 15, CSU_Ecrag_1.0, whole genome shotgun sequence, the DNA window catctgtaaaatgtacttaaagtattcaaGTAATTGTAATTAAATGCAGAAACATCCTCCCATCCTCCCAAACAAATTTTTTCTGTCACTCAAGTGTTTCATCATTCACAGCTGTGCTTAaaggcatatatatatatatatatatatatatatatatatatatatatatatatatatatatatatatatatatatatatatatatatatattgttggatagtataatttaaaacaaaatttacttttgtttataAACGAACTTTATAAACCACAATTGTTTTGTGGGAAAAACTCttaatttgttatttaatgtagtgtagtagaagtagaaagcggcatgaaaagaaaagacccaactaaagtacctcaaattttttatttaagtactgtactcaattaaatgtacttagttacattctacCACTGGCAACCTGTATTGAggtacaaaaatattttacttaacAACTTGACAAATGAAATCTGCGTCATTGCTTAAACAGAGTTCACTGGCTGACACAGTGAGACAATGATACAACAAAACCCCAATTTTACCTTGTTTGTCGTCACTGTAAATGAGGGCAACCTCAGTGTCTCACAAGTTGAAATAAAggtaattgattgattgactgattgatgtTGTTTCCAGGTTCTTCAGCTGGGCTACAACAAGTTGACGAACATAACCGAGGGAATGATGAGAGGGCTTTTCCGCATGCAATGCCTCTTCCTCCAGCACAACCTTATTGAGGTAATCGCcagcaatgcattctgggagtgtcCCAGCCTCAGCAGCATTGACCTGTCATCTAACAAACTTGGCCGCATTGACCCAGCCACATTCACAGTTCTCAGTCGGCTGATGGTATGTGAACTGGCAGCAAATCCATTCCACTGTGGCTGTGATCTTTATAGTTTCATAACCTGGTTGGAGTCCTTCAACAATGTAACACACACCTATGACCGCCTCCAGTGTGAGACACCCCGGGAAATGTTTGGCCTCCCGTTACTTATCGCTGCTGGCCATACTGGTCGAAGtgccaaaaacattttgtaccATCACTGCAGAGACGGAGTGATGATTCCAGGAATGACTTCTCTACCACCAGATCTGGATGGTCCTTCCGGGTTTGGACCAGAGATGTTTGGTGGTGTGGGGCCGTACCACCAGCCCACTACCTCTTCCTCATCCACTGAACCAAGCACTCCCAGCATCAAGCTCCAAAATGTCTCATTGTCATCAGCCTCTCTCCTTGTGCAGATCCCAAGGCCCTACAGCAAAATGTATATTCTAACACAATACAACCAGACCTTTGTGTCTGATGTCATGAACTTGAAGAACAGGAAGGAGATGATCACCCTCAACAAGCTCAAGCCTCACACCAATTACTCCTTCTGTGTAGCATCTATCCGCAACTCTCAACGTTACAACCATACCTGCCTCCAGTTTTCCACTCGGGCTGACATGCTGCCCACACCTTCCACAACTACTCACTACATTATGACCATTGTGGGCTGCCTTTTTGGCATGCTCATTGTTTTAGGCTTTGTCTACTATTGTCTACGTAAGAAACGAATGCATGATGACAAGAAGAAGTCCATCTGTGTCAAGAAAACTATATTGGAAATGCGCTATGGACCAGAGGTGGCAGCAGCAGTGGCAAATGATCCATCAGCAGTCCATAAGCTTCAGGAACAGTCCAGAGAACATCACCAGTATCAGCACCAACATGGAGGAAAACTTCCCATGTCTGCATCCTCTAGTTTGGGAATGCTCCACTCAGCTAACACCAGTTCCTCCAGACTTTCCTCTATCCCACAAGTAGAAAAGATGGCCACTGCCTTTTCAGAGGCCATGGCTAGTAAAGGAAACTATATAGATATCAGAACTGGAGGGGCAGGGATTGAGAGGTTGGGAGAGGGTGGGCATGGAGGGATGGACTTGAGGGATGATGATGGAACTGATGTTGGTGATGACTCAGATGATGATGGTCATGGCTCTGCATCAGAGATTTCCACCATTGCCATGGAGGTGGACAAGGTTAACCAGATCATTAACAACTGCATTGATGCACTGAAACTGGATGCGGCAGCAGTTGCTGCTTCAGGGGTCTCTATTAACCCTATGTCCTGCTCCAATCCAacctcccctccccccaccagCACGTCCTCCCTTACTCGTGGCCTAATCCCACTCTCCCAAGGTGTGACAGAGATGTGCCAAATCAATGCTCCAAACAAAAtaccccctccacctccactcccTGCTTTGAATGCCCCTCTCTCTGAGCGCCCAGGGATCAGTGGTGGTGGCTTTGTTGTCACTCCCCCTTACAGGCCCCCTCCACCAGCCACTGCTGTACGTCCTATTCAGCGACAAATGAGTGCAGATGCAGCTGTGGTTATTGTAAATGCTGTTAAGAAACAGTGCAGCACCACCTCTTGTGGCTCCATGGGTCGGGACAGGGAACGTGGAGGAGCTAGGGTGTATAGCCTGGATGTTCCTGAGCCACGTAGCCCAGATGGCTTTaatcaacaacagcagcactatCCAGACCGGGCCAGTCCTGTGGGCTGTGGGGAGCCCCTAGAGAGGCTGCCTTTAGTGGGAAGTGGGAGCTGcagtggtggaggtggtggtggttgcGACAGTGGTGGTGTTGGTGCCCAACATAAGGACAGCCAGAAACCACACCATTaccatcaaaaacaacaaatacaacatcagcagcagcagcagcagcagcagcagcagcagcagcagcagcagctagaGGTGCAGCAGGACTACCACTGCTCGGAGCACCGCCACTCCGTCCCAGCTCTATATTATGAAGGTTCCCACCAAGGCTCCCCAGCCCAAAAGGTTTCCTTCTTGAAGCCCCTGACGCGCTCCCGCAGGGATGCAGCGTCTTACTCCCAGCTTTCGCCTGCCCGCCACCATTCCAGTTACTCTGGCTACTCCTCCAGCCCAGAGTACTCCTCAGAGAGCTCACTGAGGATCTGGGAGCGCTTTCGTCCCTACAGAAAAGGCCAGCGTGATGAGGCCTGTTATGTAACGGCTGGAAATGCCCTCAGAAAAAAGGTGCAGTTTGCTAAAGGCGAGGACCTGCATGACATCCTTGATTACTGGAAGGGGGTGTCAGCACAGCAGAAGCTGTGACTAGGGGACCAGGGATGGGTATTGTGGGAAAAATAGTTTGGATACTTATTTTCCTGATAGGCCAATGGGCCAGACAAAACCATATGAAGATGGGGGAAAAGAAGTTGGACAAAATTTTGCCTTTGGTTTTTTGGCATGCTAGGTGTATAGAATATTGTGCTAAAGCAAGGACTGTGAAACTGTGCCTGGGATATGAGAGTCAGgatggtgttttattttacactttttgtagCATCTTTTTTGGATCATTCTCATTTGGtgtttgttggttttatttatCGCACAGGGAGCAAATGCCAACTGTGTAATTTATTACTCTTTGAGTGATCATGTTTTGTGATCCTAAGGACCATCTTTATCAGTGCCATGTTTTCATCTATGGGTAATCACAGAAATTAAATGCtgatatatttcattttaagcTTGTGTGATCCAAGGTGTTGTTTCCTATTTGGTATTGGGTACTGTATCAATTTGCAGTGTGCACTTGGATATGCTTAGGCTTTTAAGTGAAGGGAGACTATGACGGGTGGGAACTGTGCTTTGTTACAAGTGACAACATGCCGTTTAGTGAACTTAAAATTTAGTTGTTAAATGCAGACCCTATCTCTCTTTCATGAGATCACACGTGCAGCATAAGTATTTGCATGTCTATAGCATCTgtaacagagaaagaaagaagaaattgGAATGAAATTAACAAATGAACACTTGACTGTGGGCTTAAAGTTCctgcagcaaaataaatgagagagagagagagagagagagagagagagagagagagagaga includes these proteins:
- the LOC117958543 gene encoding protein phosphatase 1 regulatory subunit 29, giving the protein MQGASTTSTLLLLILPSFIFFSHFPYMASGDCWLIEGDKGYVWLAICSQNQPPYETIPRHINNTVHDLRLNENKLKAVLFSSIYRFTNLTDLNLTKNEVSYIEDGAFAGQVNLQVLQLGYNKLTNITEGMMRGLFRMQCLFLQHNLIEVIASNAFWECPSLSSIDLSSNKLGRIDPATFTVLSRLMVCELAANPFHCGCDLYSFITWLESFNNVTHTYDRLQCETPREMFGLPLLIAAGHTGRSAKNILYHHCRDGVMIPGMTSLPPDLDGPSGFGPEMFGGVGPYHQPTTSSSSTEPSTPSIKLQNVSLSSASLLVQIPRPYSKMYILTQYNQTFVSDVMNLKNRKEMITLNKLKPHTNYSFCVASIRNSQRYNHTCLQFSTRADMLPTPSTTTHYIMTIVGCLFGMLIVLGFVYYCLRKKRMHDDKKKSICVKKTILEMRYGPEVAAAVANDPSAVHKLQEQSREHHQYQHQHGGKLPMSASSSLGMLHSANTSSSRLSSIPQVEKMATAFSEAMASKGNYIDIRTGGAGIERLGEGGHGGMDLRDDDGTDVGDDSDDDGHGSASEISTIAMEVDKVNQIINNCIDALKLDAAAVAASGVSINPMSCSNPTSPPPTSTSSLTRGLIPLSQGVTEMCQINAPNKIPPPPPLPALNAPLSERPGISGGGFVVTPPYRPPPPATAVRPIQRQMSADAAVVIVNAVKKQCSTTSCGSMGRDRERGGARVYSLDVPEPRSPDGFNQQQQHYPDRASPVGCGEPLERLPLVGSGSCSGGGGGGCDSGGVGAQHKDSQKPHHYHQKQQIQHQQQQQQQQQQQQQQQLEVQQDYHCSEHRHSVPALYYEGSHQGSPAQKVSFLKPLTRSRRDAASYSQLSPARHHSSYSGYSSSPEYSSESSLRIWERFRPYRKGQRDEACYVTAGNALRKKVQFAKGEDLHDILDYWKGVSAQQKL